A single genomic interval of Streptomyces sp. NBC_00663 harbors:
- a CDS encoding PaaX family transcriptional regulator → MTTEESLRPQSLMLTFLGDQVLGRDVCVYSGSVIDVFARVGVGEQATRSTLTRMVNRGLLRRQREGRRMYFGLTEHSAAVLRDGERRIWQTGAVNRHWDGTWTLLGFSLPESWQRQRHDLRSKLTWSGFGPLFSGLWIAPGEVDVAELVAELGLSAHVKVFRAHADTGMDIGAMIEETWELAELADRYEAFVRRWQPWETRAPEADEALAQRLLLQAEWLRVIRRDPRLPVKHLPDDWPAEQAEKTFRRVHERLTPLAKEAAGRLLDLVAVRGGTDDAG, encoded by the coding sequence GTGACCACGGAAGAGTCGCTGCGGCCCCAGTCCCTCATGCTCACGTTCCTGGGCGACCAGGTGCTCGGGCGTGACGTCTGCGTGTACTCGGGCAGCGTCATCGACGTGTTCGCCCGCGTCGGCGTCGGCGAACAGGCGACGCGCTCGACACTGACCCGCATGGTGAACCGCGGCCTGCTGCGCCGGCAGCGCGAGGGCCGCCGCATGTACTTCGGTCTGACCGAGCACTCGGCGGCGGTCCTGCGGGACGGCGAACGCCGTATCTGGCAGACGGGCGCCGTGAACCGCCACTGGGACGGCACCTGGACCCTCCTCGGCTTCTCCCTCCCCGAGTCCTGGCAGCGCCAACGCCACGACCTGCGCTCCAAACTCACCTGGAGCGGCTTCGGCCCCCTGTTCAGCGGCCTGTGGATCGCCCCCGGCGAGGTCGACGTCGCCGAACTGGTCGCCGAGCTCGGCCTGTCCGCCCATGTGAAGGTCTTCCGCGCGCACGCCGACACCGGCATGGACATCGGCGCGATGATCGAGGAGACCTGGGAGCTGGCCGAACTCGCAGACCGCTACGAGGCGTTCGTACGCCGCTGGCAGCCCTGGGAGACGCGGGCACCGGAAGCCGACGAGGCCCTGGCCCAACGCCTCCTCCTCCAGGCCGAGTGGCTCCGGGTCATCCGGCGCGATCCCCGACTGCCGGTGAAGCATCTGCCGGACGACTGGCCGGCGGAGCAGGCGGAGAAGACGTTCCGCCGAGTACACGAACGGCTGACACCGCTGGCCAAGGAGGCGGCGGGACGCCTTCTGGACCTGGTGGCGGTGCGCGGCGGCACGGACGACGCGGGCTGA
- a CDS encoding MaoC family dehydratase, whose translation MSITVNGLDELKKLAGSDLGTSEWIEVTQDRINTFADATGDHQWIHVDPARAAEGPFGAPIAHGYLTLSLFIPLFTELLDVQGVTTKVNYGLNKVRFPSPVKVGSRIRLVGKLTDVEDVAGGVQIAVDGVIEIEGGGKPAAVLQSLSRFYA comes from the coding sequence ATGAGCATCACCGTCAACGGCCTCGACGAACTCAAGAAGCTCGCCGGAAGCGACCTCGGCACCAGTGAGTGGATCGAGGTCACCCAGGACCGCATCAACACCTTCGCCGACGCCACGGGCGACCACCAGTGGATCCACGTCGACCCGGCACGCGCCGCCGAGGGCCCCTTCGGCGCCCCGATAGCCCACGGCTACCTGACCCTCTCGCTCTTCATCCCCCTGTTCACCGAACTCCTGGACGTCCAGGGCGTCACGACCAAGGTCAACTACGGCCTCAACAAGGTCCGTTTCCCCTCCCCGGTGAAGGTCGGCTCCCGAATCCGGCTGGTGGGGAAGCTGACGGATGTCGAGGACGTCGCGGGCGGGGTGCAGATCGCCGTCGACGGGGTCATCGAGATCGAGGGCGGGGGGAAGCCGGCTGCGGTGTTGCAGAGCCTTTCGCGGTTCTACGCATAG
- a CDS encoding acyl-CoA synthetase, giving the protein MRNEGLGSWPARRARKTPHRTALVHGDTAWTYAQLHERTTRLAHALRARGVRRGDRIAYLGPNHPSYLETLFAAGTLGAVFVPLNIRLAGPEIAYQLTDSGTKALVYGPQYAGLVAGLPGDTDVRAYVEVGAVYEEELAKAATDEPIDEPVAPDDTCIIMYTSGTTGRPKGAMLTHANLTWNALNVLVDTDLIADERALVSAPLFHTAGLNMLTLPVLLKGGTCVLVEAFDPQTTFDLIERHRITFMFGVPTMFEQIARHPRWPDADLSSLRILTCGGSPVPTAMIAAYQERDLTFLQGYGMTEASPGTLFLDAEHAVTKAGSAGVPHFFSDVRVVRPDMAPVDIGETGEIAVRGPHVMPGYWGLPEETAASFTDGWFRSGDAARVDEDGYVFVVDRIKDMIISGGENIYPAEIEDLLLTHPDIVECAVIGVPDDKWGEVPRAVVVPREGATLDPDAVLASLAGRLAKYKIPKSVVLAAELPRTASGKLLKSRVRTRYGNS; this is encoded by the coding sequence ATGCGCAACGAGGGACTGGGGTCATGGCCCGCACGCCGGGCCCGCAAGACCCCGCACCGCACCGCACTGGTGCACGGCGACACGGCATGGACGTACGCGCAACTGCACGAACGCACCACCCGCCTCGCCCACGCACTGCGCGCCCGGGGCGTCCGACGCGGCGACCGGATCGCCTACCTCGGCCCCAACCACCCCTCCTACCTGGAGACATTGTTCGCGGCGGGCACCCTCGGCGCGGTCTTCGTCCCCCTCAACATCCGCCTCGCGGGACCGGAGATCGCCTACCAGCTCACCGACTCCGGCACCAAGGCACTCGTCTACGGCCCCCAGTACGCGGGCCTGGTCGCCGGCCTGCCGGGCGACACGGACGTGCGGGCGTACGTCGAGGTGGGCGCCGTGTACGAGGAGGAACTGGCGAAAGCGGCCACGGACGAGCCGATCGACGAACCGGTCGCCCCCGACGACACCTGCATCATCATGTACACCTCGGGCACGACCGGCCGCCCCAAGGGCGCGATGCTCACCCACGCCAACCTGACCTGGAACGCGCTCAACGTCCTCGTCGACACCGACCTGATCGCCGACGAACGCGCCCTGGTCTCGGCCCCGTTGTTCCACACGGCGGGCCTGAACATGCTGACCCTGCCGGTCCTGCTGAAGGGCGGCACCTGCGTCCTGGTGGAGGCCTTCGACCCGCAGACCACCTTCGACCTCATCGAACGCCACCGCATCACCTTCATGTTCGGCGTCCCGACGATGTTCGAACAGATCGCCCGCCACCCGCGCTGGCCGGACGCGGACCTCTCCTCCCTGCGCATCCTCACCTGCGGCGGCTCACCGGTCCCGACCGCGATGATCGCGGCCTACCAAGAGCGGGACCTGACCTTCCTCCAGGGCTACGGCATGACGGAAGCCTCCCCCGGCACGCTCTTCCTGGACGCCGAACACGCGGTCACCAAGGCCGGTTCGGCGGGCGTACCGCACTTCTTCAGCGATGTACGGGTCGTACGGCCGGACATGGCGCCGGTCGACATCGGCGAGACCGGCGAGATCGCCGTCCGCGGCCCCCATGTCATGCCCGGCTACTGGGGGTTGCCGGAAGAGACGGCCGCCTCCTTCACGGACGGCTGGTTCCGCAGCGGGGACGCCGCCCGCGTCGACGAGGACGGCTATGTCTTCGTCGTCGACCGCATCAAGGACATGATCATCTCGGGCGGCGAGAACATCTACCCCGCCGAGATCGAGGACCTGCTCCTCACCCACCCCGACATCGTCGAGTGCGCGGTCATCGGCGTACCCGACGACAAGTGGGGCGAGGTACCACGCGCGGTCGTCGTCCCCCGCGAGGGCGCCACCCTCGACCCCGACGCGGTACTGGCGTCCCTGGCCGGCCGCCTCGCCAAGTACAAGATCCCCAAGTCGGTGGTCCTCGCGGCCGAGTTGCCGCGCACCGCCTCCGGAAAACTCCTCAAGTCCCGCGTCCGTACCCGCTACGGCAACAGCTAA
- a CDS encoding amidohydrolase family protein yields MDISELVAIDVHTHAEVSSKGHSSLDDDLHDASSAYFKVEGKRKPTLEETAAYYRERKMAAVIFTVDAESATGTAPVPNEEVAEAAAANSDVLIPFASIDPFRGRAGVRQARRLVEEYGVKGFKFHPSIQGFFPNDRSVAYDLYEVIEETGTIALFHTGQTGIGAGVPGGGGIRLKYSNPLHVDDVAADFPHLKIILAHPSFPWQDEALAVATHKPGVHIDLSGWSPKYFPPQLVQYANTLLKDKVLFGSDFPVLTPDRWLADFAKLPIKDEVRPKILKENAARLLGLTKP; encoded by the coding sequence ATGGACATCAGCGAGCTGGTCGCCATCGACGTACACACCCATGCGGAGGTGTCGTCCAAGGGCCACTCCTCCCTCGACGACGACCTGCACGACGCCTCCTCCGCCTACTTCAAGGTCGAGGGCAAGCGGAAGCCGACACTGGAGGAGACGGCCGCCTACTACCGCGAGCGGAAGATGGCCGCCGTGATCTTCACGGTGGACGCCGAGTCCGCGACCGGCACAGCGCCGGTCCCCAACGAGGAGGTCGCGGAAGCCGCCGCGGCCAACTCCGACGTCCTCATCCCCTTCGCCTCCATCGACCCCTTCCGCGGCAGGGCGGGCGTCAGGCAGGCCCGTCGTCTGGTCGAGGAGTACGGGGTGAAGGGCTTCAAGTTCCACCCCAGCATCCAGGGCTTCTTCCCCAACGACCGCTCCGTGGCGTACGACCTGTACGAGGTCATCGAGGAGACCGGCACGATCGCCCTGTTCCACACGGGTCAGACGGGCATCGGCGCCGGGGTCCCGGGTGGCGGGGGGATCAGGTTGAAGTACTCGAACCCCCTCCACGTGGACGACGTGGCCGCCGACTTCCCCCATCTGAAGATCATCCTGGCCCATCCGTCCTTCCCCTGGCAGGACGAGGCCCTGGCGGTCGCCACGCACAAGCCGGGCGTCCACATCGACCTCTCCGGCTGGTCCCCGAAGTACTTCCCGCCGCAACTCGTCCAGTACGCGAACACCCTGCTCAAGGACAAGGTGCTCTTCGGTTCCGACTTCCCCGTCCTCACCCCCGACCGCTGGCTCGCCGACTTCGCGAAGCTGCCGATCAAGGACGAGGTCAGGCCGAAGATCCTCAAGGAGAACGCCGCCCGTCTGCTCGGGCTGACCAAGCCATAA
- a CDS encoding SDR family NAD(P)-dependent oxidoreductase, whose translation MPTIDLSGKVAVVTGSGRGLGLAYAHALAAHGASVVVNDIDEAVAEQAVKSLTEAGGTAVAEVVPVGTSEAAQRLVDRAVAEFGRLDILVTNAGILRDKVLWKMTDDDFDAVITTHLKGTFTCARAAAVRMREQGEGGSLILVGSPAGQRGNFGQTNYAAAKAGIAAFARTWSMELGRANITVNAIVPVAATAMTETIPAFAPYIEAMRNGEPLPDFLRKGEGFGTPEDCAALVPFLASEAARSITGQAIGIGGDKVALWSHPQEIKAAYADGGWTPDTLADAFPTSVGAELQTVGIPAPKLPEA comes from the coding sequence GTGCCCACCATCGATCTCTCCGGCAAGGTCGCCGTCGTCACCGGCAGCGGCCGGGGCCTCGGCCTCGCCTATGCGCACGCCCTCGCCGCCCACGGCGCCTCCGTGGTCGTCAACGACATCGACGAGGCCGTCGCCGAGCAGGCCGTGAAGTCCCTCACCGAGGCCGGCGGCACGGCCGTCGCCGAGGTCGTCCCGGTCGGGACGAGCGAGGCCGCGCAACGGCTGGTCGACCGAGCCGTCGCGGAGTTCGGGCGGCTCGACATCCTGGTCACCAACGCCGGCATCCTGCGCGACAAGGTGCTGTGGAAGATGACCGACGACGACTTCGACGCGGTGATCACCACCCACCTCAAGGGCACCTTCACCTGCGCCCGCGCCGCCGCGGTGCGGATGCGTGAGCAGGGTGAGGGCGGCTCCCTGATCCTGGTCGGCTCCCCGGCCGGTCAGCGCGGCAACTTCGGCCAGACCAACTACGCCGCCGCCAAGGCCGGCATCGCCGCCTTCGCCCGTACCTGGTCCATGGAGCTGGGCCGCGCGAACATCACCGTCAACGCGATCGTGCCGGTCGCCGCGACCGCGATGACCGAGACGATCCCCGCCTTCGCCCCGTACATCGAGGCCATGAGGAACGGCGAGCCGCTCCCGGACTTCCTCCGCAAGGGCGAGGGCTTCGGCACCCCCGAGGACTGCGCGGCCCTCGTCCCCTTCCTCGCCTCCGAGGCCGCCCGCTCCATCACGGGCCAGGCCATCGGCATCGGCGGCGACAAGGTGGCACTCTGGTCGCATCCGCAGGAGATCAAGGCGGCGTACGCCGACGGCGGCTGGACCCCGGACACCCTGGCCGACGCGTTCCCCACGTCGGTCGGCGCCGAGCTCCAGACGGTCGGCATCCCGGCGCCGAAGCTTCCGGAGGCGTGA
- a CDS encoding MarR family winged helix-turn-helix transcriptional regulator yields the protein MRGLHADTGYLLYRLGLRSGQLFNTFLQESGLRLRHYAVLRYLAGSAGALQRELSTRLGYDPSAIVGLVDDLEKLGLTERRPSPDDRRSKIVVLTEKGLAFLRDTDEAGRRVTNDLLEPLDAGERDALHALLLRIADQP from the coding sequence ATGCGCGGGCTGCACGCGGACACCGGCTACCTGCTCTACCGCCTGGGGCTGCGCTCCGGCCAGCTCTTCAACACGTTCCTCCAGGAGTCCGGGCTGCGGCTGCGCCACTACGCGGTGCTGCGCTATCTCGCCGGTTCCGCGGGCGCCCTCCAGCGGGAGCTGAGCACCCGGCTCGGCTACGACCCGAGCGCGATCGTCGGCCTGGTCGACGACCTGGAGAAACTCGGCCTCACCGAGCGCCGCCCCTCGCCCGACGACCGGCGCAGCAAGATCGTCGTCCTGACCGAGAAGGGCCTCGCCTTCCTCCGCGACACCGACGAGGCGGGGCGGCGGGTGACCAACGACCTGCTGGAACCGCTCGACGCCGGCGAGCGCGACGCGCTGCACGCACTGCTGCTGAGGATCGCCGACCAGCCATGA
- a CDS encoding IclR family transcriptional regulator translates to MTGQSRVRSPGAATATDRLLSVLGAFDHGHPALSLTDISRRAGLSLTTAHRLVGALTEWGALERDDSGVYHVGLRLWEVAALAPRGLALRQIALPYLEDLYEATHENVQLAVRDGTEVVYIEWLSGRSSVGVHIRVGARWPLHATGVGLALLAHDTPDAQERYCAGPLAAFTPYTITDPARLRRVLAETRRTGVAVSDRQVTDDALSVAAPVRGRGGAVRAAVSIVVPQVDAQVPVLIPAVRVAARGISRALGWRPEK, encoded by the coding sequence ATGACCGGCCAGTCGAGAGTCCGCTCACCCGGCGCCGCCACCGCGACCGACCGGCTGCTGTCCGTGCTCGGCGCGTTCGACCACGGGCACCCGGCCCTGAGCCTGACCGACATCAGCCGGCGGGCGGGCCTGAGCCTGACCACCGCGCACCGGCTGGTGGGCGCGCTCACCGAGTGGGGCGCCCTGGAGCGGGACGACTCCGGCGTCTATCACGTCGGGCTACGGCTGTGGGAGGTCGCGGCCCTCGCCCCGCGCGGTCTCGCCCTGCGGCAGATCGCGCTGCCGTACCTGGAGGACCTGTACGAAGCGACGCACGAGAACGTGCAGTTGGCGGTACGGGACGGCACCGAGGTCGTGTACATCGAGTGGCTGTCGGGGCGTTCGTCGGTCGGCGTGCACATCAGGGTCGGCGCCCGCTGGCCGCTGCACGCCACCGGCGTCGGGCTGGCGCTGCTGGCCCACGACACCCCGGACGCCCAGGAGCGCTACTGCGCGGGCCCCCTCGCCGCCTTCACCCCGTACACGATCACGGATCCGGCCCGGCTGCGCCGGGTCCTGGCCGAGACCCGGCGCACGGGGGTCGCGGTGAGCGACCGTCAGGTCACCGACGACGCCCTGTCGGTGGCCGCCCCCGTACGCGGACGGGGCGGCGCGGTGAGGGCCGCGGTGTCGATCGTGGTGCCCCAAGTCGACGCCCAGGTACCGGTGTTGATACCGGCGGTGCGGGTCGCCGCGCGCGGGATATCGCGGGCGCTCGGGTGGCGTCCGGAGAAGTAG